From a single Silene latifolia isolate original U9 population chromosome 6, ASM4854445v1, whole genome shotgun sequence genomic region:
- the LOC141586676 gene encoding cyclin-D3-3-like, with protein sequence MAFSELGDDALYCQEDCTFDDYPNDIINDDDNNNDNNGQNPVEISLLFEQDLYWDDDELPNLLSKEVKNCVFNLKSEEEFDPCLGLVRKEAVDWMLKVHSHYNFSGITALLAVNYFDRFMVKFEINKDKQQWMTQLSAVACLSLAAKVEEIHVPLLIDFQVEDSKYVFEAKTIQRMEILVLSTLQWKMNPVTPYSFLDYLTRRFPLKDFLCWEFLRRCERILLSTIADSRYLGYLPSVMAAATILHVRDCFEQCIGDEYQDQLFGVLGIEKEKVQECSHFILEVAGESVYWQSNKRKSVSRPGSPNGVIDITFSSDSSNDSWAVASVSSSPERKAKKLRTSEDRHLERFNNSSVDFLSIHR encoded by the exons ATGGCATTTTCTGAGTTGGGTGATGATGCACTTTATTGTCAGGAAGATTGCACCTTTGATGATTATCCTAATGAtataattaatgatgatgataataataatgataataatggaCAAAACCCAGTTGAAATTTCATTGTTATTTGAGCAAGATTTGTACTGGGATGATGATGAATTACCTAATTTACTCTCAAAAGAGGTGAAAAATTGTGTCTTTAACTTGAAAAGTGAAGAAGAATTTGACCCTTGTTTGGGTTTGGTTAGAAAAGAAGCTGTGGATTGGATGCTTAAAGTTCATTCACATTATAATTTTTCAGGAATTACTGCTCTTTTGGCTGTTAATTACTTTGATAGATTTATGGTTAAGTTTGAGATTAACAAGGATAAACAACAATGGATGACTCAACTTTCTGCTGTTGCTTGTCTTTCTCTTGCTGCTAAAGTTGAGGAGATCCATGTTCCTCTTCTTATTGATTTCCAA GTTGAGGATAGTAAGTATGTATTTGAAGCCAAGACAATTCAAAGGATGGAAATATTGGTGCTTTCGACTCTTCAGTGGAAGATGAATCCAGTGACTCCATATTCCTTCCTGGATTACCTTACAAGGAGGTTTCCTTTAAAGGATTTTCTTTGTTGGGAATTTCTCAGGAGGTGCGAGAGGATCCTATTATCGACTATTGCTG ATTCGAGGTATTTGGGTTATCTTCCTTCTGTAATGGCAGCTGCCACAATTTTGCATGTTAGGGATTGTTTTGAGCAGTGTATTGGAGATGAATACCAGGATCAACTTTTCGGTGTTCTTGGAATTGAGAAG GAGAAGGTTCAGGAATGCAGTCATTTCATTCTTGAAGTAGCAGGGGAGAGCGTTTACTGGCAATCAAACAAACGAAAGTCGGTTTCAAGACCCGGCAGCCCAAATGGAGTCATTGATATCACTTTCAGTTCTGATAGCTCTAATGATTCTTGGGCAGTAGCGTCTGTGTCCTCCTCACCCGAGCGCAAGGCCAAGAAGTTGAGGACATCTGAAGACCGGCATTTGGAGAGGTTCAATAATTCTTCTGTGGACTTTTTAAGCATTCACCGCTAG